The Paraburkholderia largidicola DNA segment CAGTATCCGCAGACGATCGGCGCGTTTCTCGACCTGCCCACCGACCGCATGCTGTTCAGCGGCATGGCGATCGGCTACGAAGATACGGATGCTGCGATCAACCAGTGGCGCTCGCAGCGCACGCCGCTGGACGAATTCGCGCAGTTCATCGGCATCTGATTATCCGCAGAAAGCGTCACGATCCCATCGCGGGCATGAAGTTGAACGACGGCGTCGGCACGAACTGTCTCGACACTTCGCCGGAATAGACCTGGCCTTTGTCGATGGTGAGCTTGAGCACGGGCGCGCCCGGCTTCAGGTTCAGCTTGTGCAGGTCGATCCAGAAGGTATCGGGACGCGTCGACGAATCGAAGTAGTAGACGAGGTTCGTCTGATCGGCGACAGTGCGCCAGATCGTCGACGACAGGTTCGGCTGGTCCGGCGTGCTGATGCCGAGCGGCACGCTGACGGAACGCATCACGCTCATCACGCTCGCCACGGCCTGATACGCATACGAACGGTTCGGCACGCCGACGATATAGTTCGGATCCAGTTGCTTCGGAATCGCCTCGAGCAGAAACGACGCGCGCACGAAACGGTCGGCCGCGCGGTTCGTGCCGGGCAGGAACGTCAGGCCGCCGACGCCGCGCCAGTAGGTATCGAGCGCAAGCTGCTCGCTGTAGATGGGCGAATTCGTCATGATCCTGTACGACTTGCCGTGGTGAATGACGAGCTTGCCGTCCAGATACTCCAGAATGGCGGAGTCGCCGCTCGCGTCGGAGAGCGACAGGTGAATCGTGAGCGGCTTGCCGTTGGGCAAAGGCGGCGCAATGATCTG contains these protein-coding regions:
- a CDS encoding linear amide C-N hydrolase; this encodes MRKPFAKFSLMLAAIAALFIALAADACTRALYVGDGNLVITGRSMDWSEDMMSNLWVFPAGIERDGRAGPRSPRWKAKYGSVIVSGYEIGSVDGMNERGLVANALYLAETDYGKPDATRAPMSISLWAQYALDNFASVAEAVDVFGKEPFQIIAPPLPNGKPLTIHLSLSDASGDSAILEYLDGKLVIHHGKSYRIMTNSPIYSEQLALDTYWRGVGGLTFLPGTNRAADRFVRASFLLEAIPKQLDPNYIVGVPNRSYAYQAVASVMSVMRSVSVPLGISTPDQPNLSSTIWRTVADQTNLVYYFDSSTRPDTFWIDLHKLNLKPGAPVLKLTIDKGQVYSGEVSRQFVPTPSFNFMPAMGS